From Labrus bergylta chromosome 22, fLabBer1.1, whole genome shotgun sequence, one genomic window encodes:
- the gc2 gene encoding retinal guanylyl cyclase 2, whose amino-acid sequence MKPKCCAFIIFSQTWMQKQEKAPALLVLMTCLCFLPCPAQAAWFQVGVVGPWGCDPLFGKALPSVAAQLAVNRINRDMALSKAATFDYVVLQEPCETSRALEAFIGFHTKASGYIGPANPGYCDAASMLSKGWSKALFSWGCVGYELDDVRNHPTFARSVTRPTLVLISIIKYFRWAHIGIISSSDDIWVETATKVADSLRSHGLPIRLVNIMENTPHGIRRTLVKIRKMGEIKVVILCMHSALIGGVVQKLLLETAFDMQMIDGSLVFVPYDTLLYSLPYRNVSYQALKSNSKLLRAYDAVLTITIDSPQVSFYDAYSEAMERREIARTLMPQQVSPLFGTIYNSILVMAHAMHHVRKSGEWMSGGNLARTWHTSNLSFQGFSHSVKSNSIGEVLLDYLILDTDGLSWDLIPTYRIDMESGMVRFLGRDIHFPLGYRLRRDSSCWFTPGVICSGGVDLFLTISMFLGAMASSVFAAVCVYCIRRHVNRIRMVRGPNKILLTLDDVTFISPSLSNKKLSLVDSKISGMKSVSECSVVSPVSTKSPATYENSNVVIYEGDWAWLKRLPDGNFSRINPKTSLVFELMKDMRHENVNPFLGFFHDCDVFAIVTEFCSRGSLEDLLLNEDVKLDWMFKSSLLLDLIKGMKYLHHRGVSHSRLKSRNCVVDGRFVLKVTDYGYNEVLEAQRFPYIEPPVDEMLWTAPEFLRVFGQPGLHGTPTGDVYSFSIVMQEVVIRGPPFCMLDLSAKDIIEKLRKPPPLCRPVVSQDYAPLECIQLMKQCWSEQPDKRPSFEEIFDQFKDINKGKKTNIIDSMLRMLEQYSSNLEELIRERTEELEIEKQKTEKLLTQMLPPSVAEALKVGGTVEPEHFESVSLYFSDIVGFTTISANSEPIEVVDLLNDLYTVFDAIIGNHDVYKVETIGDAYMVASGVPVLNENRHAAEIANMALDILSAVGTFKMRHMPDVPVRIRIGLHTGPCVAGVVGLTMPRYCLFGDTVTTASRMESSGLPYRIHVHETTVKVLQDLNLGYRFELRGKTEVQVQGKKAEDTYWLVGRAGFAKPLPVPPDVKSGQMAHGLQMAEIAQYKKRKAEKLQQEKDSKKRN is encoded by the exons ATGAAACCGAAGTGCTGTGCCTTCATTATCTTTTCTCAAACATGgatgcagaaacaggaaaaagctCCTGCTCTCCTGGTCCTTATgacctgtttgtgtttcctgccCTGTCCAGCACAGGCAGCCTGGTTTCAGGTTGGAGTGGTTGGACCATGGGGATGTGATCCCCTCTTTGGCAAGGCCCTTCCCAGTGTGGCAGCACAGCTGGCTGTCAACCGCATCAACCGGGACATGGCGCTTTCCAAAGCTGCAACATTTGACTATGTTGTACTGCAG GAGCCATGTGAAACATCAAGAGCACTTGAAGCATTCATTGGTTTCCACACTAAGGCCTCAGGGTACATCGGACCAGCAAACCCTGGCTACTGTGATGCTGCTTCAATGCTGAGCAAAGGCTGGAGCAAA GCATTGTTTTCTTGGGGTTGCGTTGGCTATGAGCTGGACGATGTTCGGAACCACCCAACTTTTGCCCGCTCTGTGACAAGGCCCACCTTGGTGCTGATCAGTATCATAAAGTACTTCAGGTGGGCCCACATTGGCATCATCTCTTCCTCAGATGACATCTGGGTGGAGACAGCCACCAAG GTGGCTGATTCCCTGAGGAGCCATGGTCTGCCGATCAGACTGGTCAATATTATGGAAAACACACCTCACGGCATAAGACGAACCCTGGTAAAGATCCGCAAGATGGGAGAAATAAAAG TTGTGATCCTCTGCATGCATTCAGCACTTATTGGCGGCGTAGTCCAGAAACTGCTCTTGGAAACAGCATTTGATATGCAGATGATCGACGGCTCCTTGGTCTTCGTGCCCTACGACACCCTGCTCTACAGCTTGCCCTACCGCAACGTGTCCTACCAGGCCTTGAAGAGCAACAGCAAACTGCTGCGGGCCTATGATGCTGTGTTGACTATCACCATTGACTCGCCACAGGTGTCATTTTATGATGCATACAGCGAGGCCATGGAGAGGCGGGAGATTGCAAGGACACTGATGCCCCAGCAG GTGTCTCCACTCTTCGGCACCATCTACAACTCTATCTTAGTCATGGCTCATGCAATGCATCATGTCAGGAAGTCTGGAGAGTGGATGTCTGGTGGAAACCTAGCAAGAACCTGGCACACCAGCAACCTGTCCTTCCAG GGATTCAGCCACTCTGTCAAGTCCAACAGTATCGGAGAAGTTCTGCTGGACTACCTCATACTGGACACTGATGGACTTTCCTGGGATCTGATACCAACATATAG GATTGACATGGAGTCTGGTATGGTGCGTTTCCTTGGTCGAGATATTCACTTCCCACTTGGCTACAGACTCAGAAGGGACTCGTCGTGCTGGTTTACTCCTGGAGTCATCTGCTCAGGAG GTGTAGATTTGTTCTTGACAATCAGCATGTTCCTCGGAGCTATGGCTTCTTCCGTTTTTGCAGCAGTATGTGTTTACTGCATCAG GCGACATGTAAATCGGATTCGCATGGTAAGGGGTCCAAACAAGATCTTGCTGACTCTGGATGATGTTACATTTATAAGTCCATCGCTTAGCAACAAG AAGCTGAGTCTGGTTGACAGCAAGATTAGCGGCATGAAGAGTGTGTCGGAGTGCAGCGTTGTGTCACCAGTCTCCACCAAATCCCCAGCCACCTATGAGAACTCCAATGTTGTCATTTACGAG GGTGACTGGGCGTGGCTGAAGAGACTACCTGATGGGAATTTCAGCCGCATCAACCCCAAAACCAGTCTTGTGTTTGAACTG ATGAAGGACATGCGCCATGAGAACGTCAATCCCTTCTTGGGCTTCTTTCACGACTGTGACGTGTTTGCCATCGTAACTGAGTTCTGCTCGAGAGGCAGTTTGGAGGACCTTCTGCTAAATGAAGATGTCAAACTTGACTGGATGTTCAAGAGTTCTCTGCTACTGGATTTGATAAAG GGCATGAAATACCTCCATCACCGTGGAGTATCCCACAGTCGCCTGAAGTCCCGTAACTGTGTGGTGGATGGGCGTTTTGTCCTAAAGGTCACAGACTATGGCTACAACGAGGTTCTGGAGGCTCAGAGGTTCCCTTACATTGAACCACCAGTAGACG AAATGCTGTGGACAGCTCCAGAGTTCCTGAGAGTCTTTGGGCAGCCAGGGCTTCATGGAACTCCAACTGGTGATGTGTACAGCTTTTCCATTGTCATGCAGGAAGTTGTGATCAGAGGGCCTCCGTTTTGCATGCTGGACCTGTCCGCCAAAG aCATAATAGAGAAGCTACGTAAGCCTCCTCCGCTATGTCGCCCAGTGGTGAGTCAAGACTACGCTCCATTAGAATGCATCCAGCTGATGAAACAGTGCTGGAGTGAACAGCCGGACAAGAGACCCAGCTTTGAGGAGATCTTTGACCAG TTTAAGGACATCAACAAAGGGAAGAAGACCAACATCATAGACTCGATGCTGCGGATGTTGGAGCAGTACTCGTCTAACCTGGAGGAGCTGATCAGGGAGCGAAcagaggagctggagatcgagaAACAGAAGACGGAGAAGCTGCTGACACAGATGCTGCCTCC GTCCGTGGCTGAGGCCCTGAAGGTCGGAGGAACAGTCGAACCCGAGCATTTTGAAAGTGTGTCTCTTTACTTCAGCGACATCGTTGGCTTCACAACCATCTCAGCCAACAGTGAACCCATCGAGGTGGTCGACCTGCTCAACGACCTCTACACAGTGTTTGACGCCATCATAGGAAACCATGATGTCTACAAG GTGGAGACTATCGGCGATGCGTACATGGTGGCGTCAGGCGTTCCTGTCCTCAATGAGAACCGGCATGCTGCAGAGATAGCAAACATGGCTCTGGACATCCTGAGCGCGGTGGGAACTTTCAAAATGAGACACATGCCAGATGTTCCTGTCAGGATTCGAATAGGACTACACACag GTCCATGTGTAGCCGGTGTGGTTGGTCTCACTATGCCTCGTTACTGTCTGTTTGGAGACACGGTGACCACTGCTTCTCGAATGGAGTCCAGCGGGTTAC CCTACAGGATCCACGTCCACGAGACTACAGTCAAGGTTTTGCAAGATCTCAATCTCGGCTACAGATTTGAGTTGAGGGGCAAGACGGAAGTCCAG gTGCAGGGGAAAAAAGCAGAGGACACATACTGGCTTGTTGGGAGGGCAGGATTTGCCAAACCTCTTCCTGTCCCTCCAGACGTCAAGTCTGG GCAAATGGCCCACGGGCTGCAGATGGCCGAGATCGCCCAGTACAAGAAACGAAAAGCTGAGAAACTACAACAGGAAAAAgattcaaagaagagaaactga